The stretch of DNA GATCACATCCGCCTGCTGCGCGAAATCCGCCGCGCGCTCGCGCCGCAAGGGCGCTTCGTGCTGTTCGAGCACAATCCCTGGAACCCGCTGACCCGTCACGCGGTGGCGACCTGCCCGTTCGATGTGAACGCGGTGCTGATCAGCGCGCCCGAGATGCGGCGGCGATTCCGGGCGGCGGGCTTCGGGGATGTCAGCCTGCGCTACACGCTGTTCTTCCCGGCGATGCTCGCCCCGCTGCGCCCGCTCGAGCGCGGGCTCGGCTGGTTGCCGCTGGGCGCGCAATATTGCCTCGTCGCGCGGTGAGGCGATGCTGGGGCGGGTGCTGCGGTTCGGGCTGACGGGCCTTGCCAATTCGGCGGTGGGCTGGGCGGTGATTTTCGGCGGGCTGTGGGCCGGGCTGAGCGGTCTGGCGGCCAATGCGGCGGGCTATGCCGTGGGGCTGGTGCTGTCCTTCACGCTCAATCGGCGCTTCGTCTTCGGGGTTGGCGGTAGGGTCAGCGCGCGCGAGGTGATCCGCTTCCTCGCCGCTTTCGCCATCGCCTACGGCGCGAATGTCGCGGTACTGGTGGCGGCACAGAGCGTGCTGGGGGCCGACAGCCCCTGGGCGCAGCTGCCCGCGCTGGCGGCCTATATCGTAATCTTCTTCGTTCTATCGCAGTTCTTTGTCTTCAGGCCGGCCGCTTCCGAATGACCCTTGGAACCCCACTCGCCAGCGTGCCCTCCGGCGGCGCGCAGCCGCCCCTTGGCCTGCTCGATCGCTGGCCGGTGTGGCTGGCGATCGGGCTTGTCACCATTCTTCCGCTGCTGCTGGTCGACTTTCCACCGCTGGTCGATCTCTACGGCCATCTCGGGCGCTATGCGGTGCAGACCGAGCTCGACACGCGGCCTGCCTTGCAGCCGTTCTACTCCTACGAATGGCGGCTGATCGGCAATCTCGGCGCGGATATCCTGATCGAGATGCTGCACCCCTTGCTGGGTCTCGAGCCATCGGTGCGCGTCGTGGTGATCCTCACCCAGCTTCTGGGCGCGGCGGGTCTGCTGGCGATCAGCCGCGCGGTGCATGGCCGCGTGTCGCCCTTTGCGGTGATGGCGATCCCGCTGCTCTACGGCTATCCCTTCAACTACGGCTTTCTCAACTACGCGCTGAGCATGGCGCTGGCGATGCTGGCCTTCGCGCTGTGGTTGCGGCTGCACCATGAAGGGCGCGGGTTTGGCGCGCGCGTGTGGCTGGGCGTGGCGGGCGCGGCGATCTGGGTTACGCATACCTATGGCTGGGCCTTTCTCGGCCTGCTGACCGGGTCGGCGATGCTGGCCGAGGTTGCCCCGACCCTGCTCAAGCGGCCTCTGGCGGCGGTGGGACGGATCGTGGGGATGTGCTGGCCGCTGCTGCTGCCGATCATCCCGATGGTGATCTGGCGCGCCGATGCCACCGGGGTCGCCGCGTCGGAATGGTCGCTCGATTTCAAGTGGCTGTGGGTGATGTCGACGCTGCGGACCGAGTGGTGGGCGCTCGATGTCGGGGCGCTGGCGATCATCACGGGCGCGGTGCTTCTGGCGCTGCTGTGCTGGCGCGCGTTCCGGTTCGACCCGCGCATCGGGATCGCGGCGCTGCTGTGCTGTGCGGTGTTCCTCGCCTTGCCGTTCCGGGTGTTCGGATCGGCCTTTGCCGACATGCGGCTGGTGCCCTACGCCCTTGCGCTGGCGTTGGTGACGATCGCGCCCGCCCGCCTAGGCCCTGCGATGCTGCGGGTGGTGACGGTGCTTGCGGTCGCCTTCTTCGCCGGACGCATGGCGATCACCGGCGCCGCCTATGTCGAGCAGGGCCGCAAGGTGGAGGCTGCGCTCGCGGCGCTGGGCCCGGTGCCCGATGGCGCGCGGATCGCCTTTTTCGTCGTGAAGTCCTGCGGTGCGCGCTGGCCGATGCCGGTGCTTGATCACGTCGGCGGTGCGGCGATCGCGCGGCGCAATGCCTTCGTCAACGACCAGTGGCAGCAGCCCGGCGTCAACCCGATGACGGTGCATTACCCCGCCGCCGAACCCTTCGTGCGCGACCCCTCGCATCTGGTGCAACCGGAGGGATGCACCATGATCGGTCGCCCCAAGCTGAGCGAAGCGCTGGCCCGGCTGCCGCTCGATGCCTTCACCCACGTCTGGATCGTCGGCGAATATGCCGAGCCGCTTGCCGTGCCCGGGCGGCTGACGCGGGTGCCTGTCGACGGCAGCGGACTGCTCTACACGGTCGCGCCGCGATAAGCGCTGCCGCGCACCAGTTGGCCGGGGCGTGCGCCGGTGGACTGGTCGAAGCGGCGGATGACCTCGCCCGCCACCATCGTCGCTTCGTAGCCGGTCGCGCGCTGGTGCAGCCGCCGCCCGCCCGCAGGCAGATCGCGCACCACTTCGGGCAGGTGGAGGCTCAGGCGGTCGAGGTCGATCACGTTGAGGTCGGCCCGGCCACCGACGCGCAGCACGCCCCGGTCATGCAGCCCCACCGCGCGCGCGGCCTTCTGCCCCAGCATGTGCACCGCCTCGCCCAGCCCCAGCTTGAGCGGGCCGCTGCCGGTGACGAACTGGGTCAGCAGATAGGTCGAATAGCTGGCATCGCAGATCGCGCCGTAATGCGCCCCGCCATCGCCAAGCCCGGGGACGCAATGCGGATGGCGCAGCATTTCGTGCGCGCTGTCGAGGCTGGCGTTCTCGTAATTGCCGAGCGCGGCGAGGAACAGTCCGCGCCCCTCGGTTGCCAGCAGGCGGTCATAGGCGACTTCCTGCGGGGTGCAACCGCGCGCCTCGGTTTGGCCCGCCATGCTCATATGCGCAGGCGGGGCATAGTCGGGCGGGTCGTCAAGCGGGAACAGCCAGCGCCAGTTGCGTGCCAGCTCGTTGAAAGGGTGGCCGGGGGTGAAATCCTCGGCAAGCAGCGCGGCGCGCAAGGAGGGATCGCGCATCGCGGCGACCTGCTCGGGGACCGGAAGATGCGCGATCTTTGCCCACGAAGGGCACAGCACGAAGGGATGTACTGTGAGTTCCAAGCCGGCGATCAGGCCGATCGGGCGCGGCAT from Porphyrobacter sp. YT40 encodes:
- a CDS encoding GtrA family protein, with translation MLRFGLTGLANSAVGWAVIFGGLWAGLSGLAANAAGYAVGLVLSFTLNRRFVFGVGGRVSAREVIRFLAAFAIAYGANVAVLVAAQSVLGADSPWAQLPALAAYIVIFFVLSQFFVFRPAASE